Genomic DNA from Desulfuromonas versatilis:
CGCATCAGAACAAAATGCGGTATTACTTTCCGAAGATGAGTGGCTATCAACTTTATACCCACAGCAAATTTCATCGTTCGATAACTACCTAAAATATTCAGCACTACTAAGGCCGCTGATTAAATCCCATGTTCAGAATATACTTTCTACAGGTACAAACGTGGTCATGGATTTCCCGGCGAACACAAAAAAACAAAGAAAATGGTTTTTAAATCTGGCGTCAGAAATCGGTGCGAATCATCAATTAATCTACCTTAAAGTTAGTGATGAGCTGTGTTTAAAGCAAATAGGGAAAAGACGCACAGAGCAACCGGACAGAGCAGCATTTGATACAGAAGCTGTCTTTACACATGTGACCAAGTTTTTTGAAGAACCAAGCCAAAGTGAAGGCTTAAATATCAAAGTAATTACAAGCGTATAAGACTAACCAACCAGTCAGTGCCAGGGGGGCAGGCTCCAAGTTGACAAGTTTTTCGACCGAGATATATTTCGACAATGGCCCGTAAACCACGCATTCACCTCCCTGGTGGACTTTATCACGTCATTCTTCGCGGCAACGGCGGCCAACCCATTTTTCTCCAAAATGATGACCGCTACCGTTTCTATCTTTTGCTGCAGGAGGGCACCAACCGGTTTGGTTATCGGGCTCACGCCTTCTGCCTGATGACCAATCATGTCCATCTTGCCGTGCAAGTTGGCGACATTCCCTTGTCCCGCGGAATGCAAAACCTCGCTTTTCGTTTTACCCGCTGGATCAACAGGCGCGAAAAAAGATCCGGGCATTTGTTCCAGGGGCGCTACAAGGCCGTATTGGTAGATGGTGACAGCTATCTGCTGGAGTTGGTCCGATATATCCATCTCAACCCAGTGCGTGCCGGTATGGTTGGAGATCCCAAGGAATATCCCTGGAGTGGCCACAATTGCTACCTCGGCAACGAATCTCTTCCGTGGTTGACTACTGACTGGATGCTCAGGCAGTTTGGAAAAACATCCGCAGCGGCCCGTGCCGGGTACCTGACCTTCGTCCTCGATGGATTAGGTGTTGGTCTCTCGCATGAGTTTCACCGCGGGGAGGATGATCCTCGGATCCTTGGCGACGATGGCTTTGCGGAGAAGTGTCTTTCGGGTTCCGAGGCCAGAAGGCCGATTCGGGTGACGGTTGAGGAAATCGTCAATAAAGTGTGCCATGCGTACAACATCGAGGAGAGCACCTTAAAGTCGAAATCGCAGCAGAGAGTTGCCTCGGAGGCGCGAGCGGTAGCTGGATGGCTGGCACGTGAGTTAGGTTGCGTGAGCTTTTCCGACGTCGCCCGACATGTCGCCCGGGACATCGGGAGCATCAGTTCTGCCGTCCGCCGACTGTCGGACCGTATAAAGGATAAACCGGAACTGGCAGAACTGGTTTACTCGCTCAAGAGGGGATTCTATTGACTTGGCAACTTGGAAGCCTGACCCCCAACTCTGACCCCCAACTTGACCCCCAACTTCTGACCCAACTTGACCCTTGACTTGGCAACTTGGAAGCCTGACCCCCAACTTTCGACATGTCGACCGGGACATCGGGAGCATCAGTTCAGCCGTCCGCCGACTGTCGGACCGTATAAAGGATAAACCGGAACTGGCAGAACTGGTTTACTCGCTCAAGAGGGGATTCTATTGACTTGACAACTTGGAAGCCTGACCCCCAACTTTGACCCCCAACTTCGAAGGGGTGACATGAGCAAACCAGACAAACCAACCGGAGCGGACGGCAGAGGCTTCACCCTCTCCCCGATCTATTTCATCTACGGCCTGGTCGCCTTGCTGGCCATCTTCTGGACCTGGAAGGTGCTCATCGCCTTCGCCATCCTCTGGGGAGCCGCCATGCTGTTCGCCTGGTTTGATGACCGTCGCCACCAGCGGCGCATTGTCCCCCCTCCCAGGCCTTCCGGCGAGCTGTCGTCGCCAGGCGAACCGCTCACCGCATGCCCAGAATGCGGCGGTGAGCTGTTCAGCGTCGAGCCGGGGCTGACCAGCGCCGAGGAAATCGCCAAGTCAGGGGGTCAGGCTTCCAAGTTGACAAGTTTTTCGACCGAGATATATTTCCACAATGGCCCGTAAACCACGCATACACCTCCCTGGTGGACTTTATCACGTCATTCTTCGCGGCAACGGCGGCCAACCCATTTTTCTCCATAATGATGACCGCTACCGTTTCTATCTTCTGCTGCAGGAGGGCACCAACCGGTTTGGTTATCGGGTTCACGCCTTCTGCCTGATGACCAATCATGTCCATCTTGCCGTGCAAGTTGGCGACATTCCCTTGTCCCGCGGAATGCAAAATCTCGCTTTTCGTTTTACCCGCTGGATCAACAGGCGCGAAAAAAGATCCGGGCATTTGTTCCAGGGGCGCTACAAGGCCGTATTGGTAGATGGTGACAGCTATCTGCTGGAGTTGGTCCGATATATCCATCTCAACCCAGTGCGTGCCGGTATGGTTGGAGATCCCAAGGAATATCCCTGGAGTGGCCACAATTGCTATCTCGGCAACGAATCCCTTCCGTGGTTGACAACTGACTGGATGCTCAGGCAGTTTGGAAAAACATCCGCAGCGGCACGTGCCGGATACCTGACCTTCATTCTCGGTGGATTGGGTGTTGACCTCCCGCGTGAGTTTCACCGCGGGGAAGATGACCCTCGGATCATCGGCGACGATGGCTTTGCGGAGAAGTGTCTTTCGGGCAACTTGGAAGCCTGACCCCCAACTCCAACTGCTTGAAATGGGCCTTCTAAGCCCCGATAACCGCTATCTTTTGGACGTTTAACGTTATATTTCAAGTTGTTGGCGTGGTCCGACCCCGGCTGCACCCGACCCGTCTGCACTAAAAGTATCGCTAGGGAGAGAAAAGCTTCACCCTACACGAATAGAATCGAACAGGTCTACTGTGCCCCATTCACCGACAATCCGTGATCGGTTCACTGTCGATCTCATGCACGATGCCTGCGCGGATATCGACCTTGGCACAACCGCCGACGTGCAAGGGGCCTTCCTCCTGGTCGAATTCAGTTTGCGGGCTCGTCGTGACCTCGATGCCGCCGATAATCCAGGTGCCGTGCAGTCCTTCAGGCATGGACTCCACCAGGCCGGTGAAACGGGTCCGGTCACCATCGTCTTTGGCTGAAGCAGGGTCCACGCTCATCAGTAGGACACCCATCACAAAGCTTGAAATCAGCGCCGCCGATAAAACTCTCTTTCTCTTCATACAATTTCCCCTTTCCACTATCTCTTATTCGTAACCTGGAAAGCTGCCCCCCGTTTTCTCGATAGGCCCGGAGCTACCGCCCCATGGCGGGATGGCCGGAAAAGTGCTGCTGGGGGGAGGTGAGAGTCGCATGCATGCTTGCATTCTACCACCTTTGGTCCGCAAGCGAAGGCTACCCTGAGGAAGGGGGACGCCAGAGACTTGGCCAGGAACCCGGGCCTTGCGCCGCCGAGCATGGGTGGGGTAGGGAATGGCCTGCTCCTGATTTCTCCCGGGTTTTTGTTTGTTGATCTTGGTGAATCTGGAGCTGTGGCAGGCCCCCTGCCACAGCTCCCACAGAAATCAAAAACTAGATTTTCTGCTTCAGGTCAAAGCGGTCGAGTTGCATCACTTTGGCCCAGGCCTTGACGAAGTCTTTCACAAAACGTTCTTTTGCATTGTCGAACGCATAAACTTCGGCAACGGCCCGCAACTCTGCATTGGAGCCGAAGATTAGATCGACAGGTGTTGCGGTGTACTTCACCTGGCCGGTCTTGCGATCCACGCCTTCATACACGCCATCGGTTGGCCCTTTGCGCCAGAGGGTGGACATATCCAGCAGATTCACAAAGAAATCGTTGGTCAGCGTGCCCGGCTTATCGGTGAAAACCCCGTGCTGCGTGCCGCCCGTGTTGGCATCCAGGGCACGCATGCCGCCAATGAGCACGGTCATTTCCGGCACGGTCAGGTTCAGCTGATCCGCCTTGTCGACCAGCATTTCGGTCGGCGAGCGATAGCTTTCCTGCTTGTTGAAGTAGTTGCGGAAGGCATCGGCCTTCGGCTCGAGGACCGCCACAGACTCGACATCCGTTTGCGCTTGAGTTGCATCGGCGCGACCCGGGTTGAAGGGGACGGCCACTTCAACACCGGCATCTCCAGCCGCCTTCTCGATGGCAGCGGCGCCAGCCAGAACGATCAAATCGGCCATGGAAACCTTCTTGCCCGCAGAGGCCGAATCATTGAAATCCTTCTGGATGGCCTCCAGTTTCTTCAACACTTCAGCCAGTTCAGCCGGGTTGTTGACCTCCCAGTCTTTCTGCGGTGCAAGCTGGATGCGCGCGCCGTTCGCGCCACCGCGCATGTCGGAGGCGCGGAAGCTGGCGGCAGATGCCCAGGCGGCACGCACCAGTTCCGGCACCTCGAGGCCGGAGGCGAGGATTTTTTCCTTGAGCCCGTCGGCATCTTCCTGGCTGATGAGCTGGTAATCAATCTCCGGAATCGGGTCTTGCCAGAGCAGCACCTCGGTGGGCACGTTCGCACCCAGGTAGCGGGCGCGCGGCCCCATGTCGCGATGGGTCAGCTTGTACCAGGCTTTGGCAAAGGCCTTTTTGAATTCTTCCGGATTGGCCAGGAAACGCTCGGCGATCTTTTTGTATTCCGGGTCAACCTTCACCGCCAGATCCGCCGTGGTCATGACCGGCGGGTGACGCTTTCCTTCCACATGGGCATCGGGCACCGCAGTGTGCAGGCCCTTGTCCTTGGGCACCCACTGGATGGCTCCGGCGGGGCTGCGGGTCTGCTCCCATTCGTTGTTCAGCAGGTTGGACAGATAAAGGGTGGTGAACTGCGTCGGCGCTTGGGTCCAGGCGCCCTCCAGGCCGCTGGTGATCGTGTCTTCCGAATGGCCCTGGCCGCATTTGTTCTTCCAGCCCAGCCCCTGGTCTTCAAGCCCAGCCGCCGCCGGCTCGGACCCCAGGCAATCGCCTGGTTTGTGCGCGCCGTGCATCTTGCCGAAGGTGTGCCCGCCGGCGATCAGGGCCACGGTTTCTTCGTCATTCATGGCCATGCGGCCAAAGGTGATGCGCACGTTTTTCGCCGAACCGACGGGATCGGGTTGCCCCATCGGCCCTTCGGGGTTGACGTAGATCAGGCCCATGTGGGTCGCCCCCAGGGGCCGCAGCAAGCCGCCATCCTTTTCTTGGCGCTCGCTGGCCAGCATGGTCACCTCGGGCCCCCAGTAAACCAGGTCCGGCTCCCAGTCATCGGCGCGGCCCCCGGCAAAGCCGTAGGTTGCAAAGCCCATGTTTTCCAGGGCGACATTGCCGGTCAAGATCATCAGGTCGGCCCAGGAAAGAGACTCGCCGTATTTCTGCTTCACCGGCCACAGCAGGCGGCGCGCCTTGTCCAGGTTGCCGTTGTCCGGCCAGCTGTTGAGGGGATCAAAGCGCATCTGTCCGCCACCGCCACCCCCGCGGCCATCCAGCGTGCGGTAGGTGCCCGCACTGTGCCAGGCCATGCGGATGAAAAACGGGCCATAGTTGCCGAAATCCGCCGGCCACCAGTCCTGCGAGGTTGTCAGCAGCGCATCGATATCTTTCTTCACCGCTTCCAGATCGAGTTTCTTGAAGGCCTCGGCATAATTGAAATCTGCACCGAGCGGATTGGAGCGGGCGTCATGGTCGCGCAGGGGCGA
This window encodes:
- a CDS encoding AAA family ATPase translates to MGNTRGMGTLLLFCGKMGAGKSTQAKVIASEQNAVLLSEDEWLSTLYPQQISSFDNYLKYSALLRPLIKSHVQNILSTGTNVVMDFPANTKKQRKWFLNLASEIGANHQLIYLKVSDELCLKQIGKRRTEQPDRAAFDTEAVFTHVTKFFEEPSQSEGLNIKVITSV
- a CDS encoding transposase, with translation MARKPRIHLPGGLYHVILRGNGGQPIFLQNDDRYRFYLLLQEGTNRFGYRAHAFCLMTNHVHLAVQVGDIPLSRGMQNLAFRFTRWINRREKRSGHLFQGRYKAVLVDGDSYLLELVRYIHLNPVRAGMVGDPKEYPWSGHNCYLGNESLPWLTTDWMLRQFGKTSAAARAGYLTFVLDGLGVGLSHEFHRGEDDPRILGDDGFAEKCLSGSEARRPIRVTVEEIVNKVCHAYNIEESTLKSKSQQRVASEARAVAGWLARELGCVSFSDVARHVARDIGSISSAVRRLSDRIKDKPELAELVYSLKRGFY
- the katG gene encoding catalase/peroxidase HPI, with translation MKKINLSMTTALAGVLALLLAPQSAMSEESKTISKPAGAVGSEMAAADQPRSNLFWWPDQLDLSPLRDHDARSNPLGADFNYAEAFKKLDLEAVKKDIDALLTTSQDWWPADFGNYGPFFIRMAWHSAGTYRTLDGRGGGGGGQMRFDPLNSWPDNGNLDKARRLLWPVKQKYGESLSWADLMILTGNVALENMGFATYGFAGGRADDWEPDLVYWGPEVTMLASERQEKDGGLLRPLGATHMGLIYVNPEGPMGQPDPVGSAKNVRITFGRMAMNDEETVALIAGGHTFGKMHGAHKPGDCLGSEPAAAGLEDQGLGWKNKCGQGHSEDTITSGLEGAWTQAPTQFTTLYLSNLLNNEWEQTRSPAGAIQWVPKDKGLHTAVPDAHVEGKRHPPVMTTADLAVKVDPEYKKIAERFLANPEEFKKAFAKAWYKLTHRDMGPRARYLGANVPTEVLLWQDPIPEIDYQLISQEDADGLKEKILASGLEVPELVRAAWASAASFRASDMRGGANGARIQLAPQKDWEVNNPAELAEVLKKLEAIQKDFNDSASAGKKVSMADLIVLAGAAAIEKAAGDAGVEVAVPFNPGRADATQAQTDVESVAVLEPKADAFRNYFNKQESYRSPTEMLVDKADQLNLTVPEMTVLIGGMRALDANTGGTQHGVFTDKPGTLTNDFFVNLLDMSTLWRKGPTDGVYEGVDRKTGQVKYTATPVDLIFGSNAELRAVAEVYAFDNAKERFVKDFVKAWAKVMQLDRFDLKQKI
- a CDS encoding transposase, yielding MARKPRIHLPGGLYHVILRGNGGQPIFLHNDDRYRFYLLLQEGTNRFGYRVHAFCLMTNHVHLAVQVGDIPLSRGMQNLAFRFTRWINRREKRSGHLFQGRYKAVLVDGDSYLLELVRYIHLNPVRAGMVGDPKEYPWSGHNCYLGNESLPWLTTDWMLRQFGKTSAAARAGYLTFILGGLGVDLPREFHRGEDDPRIIGDDGFAEKCLSGNLEA